The Nitrospira sp. genome contains a region encoding:
- a CDS encoding DUF748 domain-containing protein, translating to MDPPQTTPSWPVWTVISVAILMVALLGGAYFTKEPLRRYVEKYVNQAVDGYSFHIGRLDLHPLTLSVVLRNVIVRQEAHPDPPLASVPEIVLDVQFTTLLAGEMAVDIYLNDPVLSVTQQHFSSATMDDGAVQQKRVSWQDRISDLAPVEAALFIRNGEVRYAGQPAGGPIRMTELNITARNLTNRPTDDQSYPVEVHITTRLFADARMEIDGRANLLAKPFPSVDATVKLNGLRIADLMSLAGSHNLMIGDGVFMAEGRVKYGEQMVIALESFVLEGAKIGYLYREETKLTQRRQLQRGAEEAAKAHRDPSFVFKVGHGKILDSEVGFVNRSTNPEYRVFLSELNGDLDNFSNRLEEGTGVVKITGKFMASGPMVVIGRFRPEKPRPDFDLAVRIIKTDVATLNDLLRAYGNVDTHHGKFALFSELTVKNNRIDGYVKPLLQDVEVYDPKKDRNKALSEKMYRAVVDGVMSLLENVSHDEVATKGDVSGPVENPQANTWQIIEKLVQNAFFKAILPGFEGHT from the coding sequence ATGGACCCACCCCAGACAACACCGTCTTGGCCCGTGTGGACGGTCATCAGTGTGGCCATTCTCATGGTGGCTCTCCTAGGCGGCGCATACTTCACGAAAGAGCCGCTTCGTCGGTATGTTGAGAAATACGTCAATCAGGCGGTAGATGGATACAGCTTCCATATCGGCAGGCTCGATCTACACCCACTCACCCTGTCTGTAGTACTTCGCAACGTGATTGTCCGGCAAGAGGCTCATCCGGATCCGCCGCTGGCGAGCGTGCCGGAAATCGTGCTCGATGTGCAGTTCACTACCCTCTTAGCCGGAGAGATGGCGGTCGATATTTATCTCAACGATCCCGTCCTTTCTGTGACGCAGCAGCACTTCTCATCCGCCACTATGGACGATGGGGCTGTGCAGCAGAAACGTGTTTCTTGGCAGGACCGGATTTCTGACCTGGCGCCGGTCGAAGCGGCGCTCTTTATTCGAAATGGTGAAGTGCGGTATGCCGGACAGCCGGCCGGGGGACCAATCCGCATGACGGAGCTCAACATCACGGCGCGCAACCTTACCAATCGACCGACGGACGATCAATCCTATCCCGTGGAGGTCCATATCACGACCAGGCTGTTCGCTGATGCGCGCATGGAGATCGACGGACGTGCGAATCTACTGGCCAAACCGTTTCCCTCGGTCGATGCGACGGTCAAGCTCAACGGGCTGCGCATTGCCGATTTGATGTCGCTTGCCGGAAGCCACAATCTGATGATCGGGGACGGAGTGTTCATGGCGGAAGGAAGAGTCAAATATGGAGAGCAGATGGTCATCGCATTGGAATCGTTCGTACTGGAAGGCGCCAAGATCGGCTACCTGTATAGGGAGGAGACGAAACTCACACAGCGGCGTCAACTTCAGCGGGGAGCTGAGGAGGCGGCGAAGGCACACCGCGATCCGTCATTCGTGTTCAAGGTCGGGCATGGAAAGATTCTCGATAGCGAGGTGGGGTTCGTCAATCGGTCGACTAATCCAGAGTATCGCGTGTTCTTATCGGAGTTGAACGGAGATCTGGACAATTTCAGTAACCGGCTCGAGGAAGGCACCGGTGTGGTGAAGATCACGGGTAAGTTCATGGCCAGCGGCCCAATGGTCGTCATCGGAAGGTTTCGACCGGAAAAGCCACGACCGGATTTCGATCTAGCGGTGAGAATCATCAAAACCGATGTCGCCACGCTCAACGACCTCTTGCGAGCCTACGGCAATGTCGATACGCACCACGGTAAGTTTGCGCTGTTCAGCGAACTCACGGTGAAGAATAACCGCATCGATGGGTATGTCAAGCCGCTGCTCCAGGATGTCGAGGTGTACGATCCGAAAAAGGATCGAAACAAGGCCCTATCTGAAAAGATGTACAGGGCCGTGGTGGATGGAGTGATGTCATTATTGGAGAATGTGTCGCATGACGAAGTCGCAACAAAAGGCGACGTGTCGGGGCCGGTCGAAAATCCACAGGCCAACACCTGGCAAATTATCGAGAAACTCGTACAGAACGCCTTCTTCAAAGCCATTCTTCCAGGGTTCGAAGGCCACACATGA
- a CDS encoding YihY/virulence factor BrkB family protein — MSRASAESSLTRESPMYNPWKLGGLSLRELSRRLWHETLQDELLGRAAQLSYYILLALFPALIFLTALMGVFSVQNYMPELMSYLRQVLPNDALSMVERFLKQVAEGSGINILSLGGVGAIWASSSGVTAMIDALNVVYGIKTDSRPFWRVRVTAILLTIGLAGFVILSLTLVLYGPRLSIWIADVVGMGWVFVAAWNLLQWPVVAAIMLVVVGVIYYVCPDIRQNWRWVSPGSVFAVAMWFVVSLGFKLYVDNFGDYNKVYGSIAGVIVLMLWLYWSGMVLLVGGEINSEIDKAATLGNPGREAAV, encoded by the coding sequence ATGAGTCGAGCATCAGCCGAATCCTCACTCACCCGCGAATCGCCCATGTACAATCCCTGGAAGCTCGGAGGGTTGTCGCTTCGGGAACTGAGCCGAAGACTTTGGCACGAAACTCTTCAAGACGAACTGTTGGGCCGCGCCGCTCAACTGTCTTACTACATCCTGCTGGCCCTGTTTCCCGCGCTGATCTTCCTCACGGCGCTCATGGGAGTGTTCTCGGTGCAAAATTACATGCCCGAACTGATGAGTTACCTCCGCCAGGTATTGCCCAATGACGCTCTTTCCATGGTTGAACGATTCTTGAAGCAGGTCGCGGAGGGCAGCGGTATCAATATCCTCTCACTCGGCGGGGTGGGGGCGATCTGGGCCTCATCGAGCGGGGTAACGGCAATGATAGATGCGCTGAATGTCGTGTATGGCATCAAAACGGACAGTCGGCCATTTTGGAGGGTGCGCGTCACGGCAATATTGCTCACCATTGGACTCGCAGGCTTCGTCATTCTCTCTTTGACCTTGGTGTTGTATGGACCCCGCCTTAGCATATGGATTGCCGATGTGGTCGGAATGGGATGGGTATTTGTCGCGGCGTGGAACCTCCTGCAATGGCCTGTCGTAGCCGCTATCATGCTGGTCGTCGTGGGGGTAATTTATTACGTATGCCCAGATATCCGCCAGAATTGGCGTTGGGTATCGCCCGGATCGGTATTTGCCGTGGCAATGTGGTTCGTGGTGTCGCTTGGGTTCAAGCTGTATGTCGATAATTTCGGCGATTACAACAAAGTGTATGGGTCCATCGCCGGTGTCATCGTGCTCATGCTGTGGCTCTATTGGAGCGGAATGGTTCTTCTGGTAGGTGGAGAGATCAATTCCGAGATCGACAAGGCCGCCACTTTAGGTAACCCCGGACGGGAAGCGGCCGTATAG
- a CDS encoding Gfo/Idh/MocA family oxidoreductase — MGSKSISLNSARKTRRRHRAESKRVRYAVVGLGHIAQVAVLPAFSHAGRNSQLTALISDDSNKLKQLAKRYDVPHRYSYRQYDQCLKEGAFDAVYIALPNSVHCDFAVRAAKAGIHVLCEKPMAVTEQECRRMIQASEKARVKLMVAYRLHFEEANMSTVDLAQSGKLGDLRFFNSVFAMQVRPGDIRVKAGLGGGSLYDIGVYCINAARYVFKDNPVEASASIVRGTDRRFREIDEMAAVWLRFPGDRVATFICSFGAADASSYEVIGTKGQVRLCPAFEYAGSLDQQRVLNGASRSHRYKAGDQFAPELLYFSDCILRNTTPEPSGREGLIDVMIVQALYRSARTGRPVRLSLPKKKEWPSSDQVIWRPPVSKPKLVNVESPSL, encoded by the coding sequence ATGGGATCCAAAAGCATCAGTTTGAATAGTGCAAGAAAGACTCGCAGGCGCCATCGCGCAGAGTCGAAGCGTGTCCGGTATGCAGTCGTGGGGCTCGGCCATATCGCTCAGGTGGCAGTCCTTCCCGCCTTCTCTCACGCCGGCAGGAACTCCCAGCTGACCGCCTTGATATCCGACGATTCCAATAAGCTGAAACAATTGGCGAAGCGATATGATGTGCCTCATCGATATTCCTATCGGCAATATGACCAATGTCTGAAAGAGGGCGCGTTCGATGCCGTGTACATCGCGCTTCCCAACAGTGTTCATTGTGACTTTGCAGTCCGTGCCGCGAAGGCGGGAATTCATGTGCTCTGCGAAAAGCCCATGGCGGTTACGGAACAGGAATGCCGGCGCATGATTCAGGCGTCGGAGAAGGCACGCGTCAAACTCATGGTCGCCTATCGGCTTCATTTCGAGGAAGCCAATATGAGTACGGTGGATCTGGCTCAATCCGGAAAGCTTGGCGATCTGCGGTTCTTCAATTCGGTCTTCGCAATGCAGGTGCGCCCCGGTGACATTCGTGTCAAAGCCGGGCTTGGCGGTGGATCATTGTATGATATCGGGGTCTACTGCATTAACGCCGCCCGATATGTTTTCAAGGACAACCCCGTCGAAGCGAGCGCCTCCATCGTGCGAGGCACCGATCGAAGATTTCGTGAGATCGATGAAATGGCCGCCGTCTGGCTCCGTTTCCCCGGTGATCGGGTGGCCACATTCATCTGCAGTTTTGGCGCGGCCGATGCGTCGTCGTACGAGGTGATAGGGACGAAAGGGCAGGTCAGGTTGTGTCCAGCATTCGAATATGCCGGATCTCTCGATCAACAGCGCGTGTTGAACGGAGCAAGCCGATCGCATCGTTACAAGGCAGGGGATCAATTTGCGCCCGAGCTGCTCTACTTCTCAGATTGCATCCTCCGGAACACCACACCGGAACCATCCGGCCGGGAAGGGCTTATTGATGTGATGATCGTTCAGGCCCTCTATCGCTCGGCGCGAACCGGCCGTCCAGTCCGGTTGTCATTGCCGAAAAAGAAGGAGTGGCCTTCCTCCGATCAGGTCATATGGCGGCCGCCGGTTTCCAAGCCGAAGCTGGTGAATGTCGAATCTCCTTCCCTGTAG
- a CDS encoding cytochrome B6 encodes MKRGPSHTTVSFGAALVLTAAVAALLVRSGHAQISPDGRHQMSQDTSIEQTKAKGFDGVDFYYDVFGAPPGQDPQKMAEQVMKKDIAEKPEVTTKQRKLLEERYDLSCKRMSGQTMTKGKPQPVGPVVKLPSSVTWESLGRSSAEDIKRRHLFPAGFDRLPHPKHAVGGQVFPQVQVKQFPRLERVDVDFDLPECWLPEFPPPIFLTTHPELGDVSQGEVLNADNFDRLFRGLVTHTQLDGLRLLVTQFPQEEFNLTHDRKTANPSLGVTCLDCHVNFHTTGQFHLNPDTRPQMQRFRLDTTSLRGMYNQQIHGSKRAIRSLEDFTEFEQRTAYFNGDPIRAMKKGINMIDRLQVAHMGQMQSIIDFPPAPHLDPMTGRLDRTQATQLEARGEDLFFGKAKCAACHMPPSYADHQMHDLHLERFGALADGPIKTFVLRGIKDSPPYLHDGRLPTLEDTVEFFNVVGSLQLDQEEKKALAAFLRAL; translated from the coding sequence ATGAAACGCGGACCCAGTCATACAACGGTGTCATTCGGAGCAGCCTTGGTTCTCACGGCTGCTGTTGCGGCACTGCTCGTTCGTTCCGGCCATGCACAGATCTCGCCCGATGGGCGGCATCAGATGAGCCAAGACACATCTATCGAGCAGACAAAAGCCAAGGGCTTTGACGGAGTGGATTTTTATTACGACGTGTTCGGCGCTCCGCCGGGGCAAGACCCGCAGAAGATGGCCGAACAGGTCATGAAGAAAGACATTGCGGAAAAGCCGGAGGTCACGACCAAACAACGGAAACTGTTGGAAGAGCGATACGATCTGTCGTGTAAGCGCATGTCCGGCCAGACGATGACAAAAGGAAAACCGCAACCAGTCGGACCTGTCGTCAAATTGCCCTCGAGTGTCACGTGGGAATCTTTGGGTCGCTCATCGGCCGAGGACATCAAGCGTCGGCATCTCTTTCCCGCAGGGTTCGATCGCTTACCCCACCCGAAACATGCGGTGGGGGGGCAGGTTTTCCCCCAAGTACAAGTCAAACAATTCCCCAGACTGGAACGGGTCGACGTTGACTTTGATTTGCCCGAATGTTGGCTCCCTGAATTTCCGCCGCCGATTTTTCTGACGACGCACCCTGAGCTTGGCGACGTCTCGCAGGGGGAGGTGTTGAATGCCGATAATTTCGATCGTCTGTTTCGGGGCTTGGTCACACACACGCAACTGGACGGACTGCGCTTGCTCGTGACCCAGTTTCCACAGGAGGAATTCAATCTCACGCACGATCGAAAGACGGCGAACCCGAGCCTTGGAGTCACCTGCTTGGATTGCCACGTCAACTTCCATACCACCGGACAATTCCATTTGAATCCGGACACACGACCGCAGATGCAGCGGTTCCGGCTCGACACTACCAGCCTGCGTGGAATGTACAACCAGCAGATTCACGGCTCGAAACGAGCCATCCGATCTCTAGAGGACTTTACCGAATTTGAGCAGCGCACGGCCTATTTCAACGGTGATCCGATTCGTGCCATGAAAAAGGGGATCAACATGATCGATCGTCTGCAGGTCGCGCACATGGGTCAGATGCAAAGTATCATCGATTTCCCTCCGGCGCCGCATCTGGATCCTATGACCGGACGATTGGATCGAACGCAGGCGACTCAACTGGAAGCGCGCGGCGAAGATCTATTTTTTGGAAAAGCCAAATGTGCGGCCTGTCACATGCCGCCTTCCTATGCGGATCATCAAATGCACGATCTGCATCTTGAACGGTTCGGCGCGTTAGCCGATGGACCCATCAAAACGTTCGTGTTGCGAGGGATTAAGGACTCGCCGCCGTATCTACATGACGGCCGATTGCCGACATTGGAAGATACGGTGGAGTTCTTCAACGTCGTCGGGAGCCTTCAACTCGACCAAGAGGAGAAGAAGGCGCTGGCGGCATTTTTACGGGCGCTATAA
- a CDS encoding ROK family protein: protein MNSKVRNINAKKTPAPAHVPSAPIRTFVVDIGGTGIKALVLNEIGEPMGERLRVPTPETTTPAAVVKVIKRLAKQAGKFDRVSVGVPGTVRSGVTTGVVNLGPEWDHFHLTKILSAIFGKPVRAANDADMAGFGAISGNGLELVLTLGTGVGSSLFVDGRLVPNVRVGKNRLRREELERIGKKRWNRRLGKVVAKLERMFQYDRLYIGGGNAAMVDIRLLPGNVTIVSNLNGVLGGIALWQESHITKESAASK, encoded by the coding sequence ATGAACAGCAAAGTCCGCAACATCAACGCGAAGAAAACACCAGCTCCTGCCCATGTCCCTTCCGCGCCTATCCGCACGTTCGTGGTCGATATAGGAGGGACCGGCATCAAAGCGCTGGTCCTCAATGAAATCGGCGAACCGATGGGCGAGCGCCTTCGGGTTCCCACCCCGGAGACGACTACGCCTGCCGCCGTTGTTAAGGTCATCAAGAGGTTGGCCAAGCAGGCAGGGAAATTCGATCGTGTATCGGTAGGAGTTCCTGGAACCGTACGTTCGGGTGTCACTACCGGTGTGGTGAACTTGGGGCCGGAATGGGACCACTTTCATCTGACAAAGATACTCAGCGCCATTTTCGGCAAGCCGGTGCGAGCGGCGAACGATGCGGATATGGCAGGCTTCGGCGCCATATCCGGGAATGGACTCGAACTTGTTCTCACTTTGGGTACAGGAGTCGGGTCGTCGCTGTTCGTCGATGGACGGCTCGTCCCGAACGTGAGAGTCGGAAAGAACAGACTTCGCAGGGAAGAATTAGAGCGCATCGGCAAAAAACGATGGAACCGGCGCCTGGGAAAAGTCGTCGCCAAACTGGAGCGGATGTTTCAGTATGACCGACTCTATATCGGTGGAGGCAATGCCGCAATGGTCGATATCAGACTACTTCCCGGGAATGTCACGATCGTGTCCAATCTCAACGGAGTCCTTGGCGGCATTGCCCTTTGGCAGGAGTCGCACATTACCAAAGAATCGGCAGCCAGTAAGTGA
- the glgX gene encoding glycogen debranching protein GlgX, with the protein MRTWSGTPFPLGANWDGQGINFALFSENATKVELCLFDRADDPKPSVCIPIEEQTNQVWHIYMPEIFPGQHYGYRVHGPYDPKQGHRFNPAKLLIDPYAKAVAGNVQWSEGRMFGYRIGDPQADLSMDDRDDAEFIPKSVAVDSSFTWGADKLLCTPWDETVIYEVHVKGLTARHPEVPEALRGTYLGMTSPAVLDHLKTLGVTAVELLPVHHFVRDQHLHDRGLTNYWGYNSIGFFAPDIRYAHSQKRGEQVREFKTMVKTLHSEGIEVILDVVYNHTAEGNQLGPTLCFRGIDNAAYYRLVDNDKRYYMDYTGCGNTLNMNHPRVLQLIMDSLRYWVEEMHVDGFRFDLASTLARELHDVNRLGAFFDIIHQDPVLSRVKLIAEPWDLASGGYQVGNFPLGWAEWNDKYRDTIRRYWKGDGGQVSELGYRLSGSSDLYERSGKRPYASINFVTAHDGFTLNDLVSYNEKHNEANGEENRDGTDNNQSWNCGVEGPTNDPAIMALREQQKRNFLTTLLFSQGVPMLCGGDELGRTQGGNNNAYCQDNETSWFDWDVKDRDRQLLAFVQRLIRLRREQPVLRRRQFFQGRRIRGSEIKDIAWFRPDGHEMTDQDWQDAHARSLGVRLSGDAIHEKDYKGRPIHGDTLLLLFNAHHEQLPFVLPAHQRGVRWERILDTSDPESLDDHRQLRGGKTYDLNARSIAVLRLHKTR; encoded by the coding sequence ATGCGTACATGGTCCGGAACGCCATTCCCATTAGGCGCCAATTGGGACGGTCAGGGAATCAACTTTGCCCTGTTTTCTGAGAATGCGACGAAGGTCGAGCTCTGTCTATTCGACCGTGCGGATGATCCCAAACCCTCCGTTTGTATCCCGATCGAAGAGCAGACCAACCAGGTATGGCACATTTACATGCCGGAGATTTTTCCCGGACAGCATTACGGGTATCGCGTTCATGGCCCCTATGATCCCAAGCAAGGGCATCGTTTCAACCCCGCGAAACTGCTCATCGACCCTTACGCCAAAGCGGTGGCGGGTAACGTGCAGTGGTCCGAAGGGCGTATGTTCGGCTATCGAATCGGCGACCCGCAAGCCGACTTGTCGATGGACGATCGAGACGATGCCGAGTTTATCCCCAAGAGTGTCGCGGTCGATTCCTCGTTCACGTGGGGGGCCGACAAGCTGCTCTGCACTCCCTGGGATGAGACGGTGATCTATGAGGTGCACGTCAAGGGACTGACCGCCCGTCATCCGGAGGTCCCGGAGGCCCTGCGCGGGACGTATCTGGGCATGACCTCACCCGCTGTCCTGGATCATCTCAAAACCCTCGGCGTGACCGCCGTCGAGTTGCTGCCCGTTCATCACTTTGTTCGCGATCAGCATCTGCACGATCGCGGACTCACGAACTATTGGGGCTACAATTCGATCGGGTTTTTCGCGCCTGACATCCGGTACGCGCATTCCCAAAAGCGCGGGGAGCAGGTGCGCGAATTCAAGACGATGGTGAAGACCCTGCACAGCGAGGGCATCGAAGTCATTCTTGACGTGGTCTACAACCATACCGCGGAAGGCAATCAGCTGGGCCCGACACTGTGCTTCCGGGGCATCGACAACGCCGCCTACTATCGTCTGGTGGACAACGACAAACGCTACTACATGGACTACACCGGATGCGGCAATACACTCAACATGAACCACCCGCGCGTGCTCCAGCTCATCATGGATAGCCTGCGCTACTGGGTCGAAGAGATGCACGTCGACGGGTTTCGCTTCGATCTTGCGTCTACCCTCGCGCGAGAGCTGCATGACGTGAACCGTTTGGGTGCGTTCTTCGACATCATTCATCAAGATCCGGTCCTCTCCCGTGTCAAGCTGATCGCCGAGCCATGGGATTTGGCCTCAGGTGGGTATCAGGTCGGAAACTTCCCTTTGGGCTGGGCCGAATGGAACGACAAGTACCGTGATACCATCCGCCGTTATTGGAAGGGCGACGGCGGACAAGTGTCCGAATTGGGCTACCGGCTTTCAGGCAGCAGCGACCTGTACGAACGCAGCGGCAAACGGCCGTACGCGAGCATCAACTTCGTGACCGCCCATGACGGCTTCACGCTCAACGATCTCGTGTCATACAACGAAAAGCACAATGAGGCGAACGGGGAAGAGAACCGGGACGGAACCGACAATAACCAAAGCTGGAACTGCGGCGTGGAGGGCCCGACCAATGATCCGGCTATCATGGCCTTGCGCGAACAGCAGAAGCGCAACTTCCTCACGACACTGCTCTTCTCCCAGGGTGTCCCCATGCTGTGCGGCGGCGATGAGCTCGGCCGCACGCAGGGAGGGAACAATAATGCCTACTGTCAGGACAATGAGACCAGCTGGTTCGACTGGGACGTGAAAGACCGGGATCGTCAGCTGTTGGCGTTTGTCCAGCGACTGATTCGATTACGGCGCGAACAGCCCGTGCTGCGCCGACGTCAGTTTTTCCAAGGACGGCGTATCCGTGGATCGGAAATCAAAGACATCGCCTGGTTCCGACCGGACGGCCATGAGATGACGGACCAAGATTGGCAAGATGCGCACGCCCGCTCCCTCGGCGTACGCCTGTCGGGTGATGCCATCCATGAGAAGGACTACAAAGGACGGCCTATCCACGGCGATACCTTACTGCTGCTGTTCAATGCCCACCACGAACAGCTCCCGTTCGTCCTCCCCGCGCATCAGCGTGGTGTTCGATGGGAAAGAATTCTCGATACGAGTGATCCGGAATCATTGGATGATCACAGGCAATTGCGAGGCGGCAAAACGTATGACCTCAATGCTCGTTCCATCGCCGTGCTACGGCTGCATAAGACGCGTTAA